The following are encoded together in the Drosophila biarmipes strain raj3 chromosome 3L, RU_DBia_V1.1, whole genome shotgun sequence genome:
- the LOC108034861 gene encoding arginine-glutamic acid dipeptide repeats protein isoform X5 gives MAASTQGEIRVGPGHQVNDVYAKLPDYNPISSFPIDKETDERELEESRWSPGVVADGDLLMFLRAARSMAAFQGMCDGGLEDGCLAASRDDTTINALDVLHDSGYDPGKALQALVKCPVSKGIDKKWTEDETKKFIKGLRQFGKNFFRIHKDLLPHKDTPELVEFYYLWKKTPGANNNRPHRRRRQSALRRNRVTRANNSSSSNTPPKKEDTPEPQTATTATATATAASETASRSSPAVSKEENSSLTEDDASECDSDSSLTHKRDESPSRMRTRNKQQNNNSSTSSSNNAAGNGGGNATSISSGSTGGGAAGGNSSSKDQSANAVANGKRPKRGSETPDVAGGASVDSPKTPTKAVAESSTNKRKGGKQDTPNKKKRTEQEASEPSAQEENAVKEKRKRPDSPVESMNSDSRPDSVLDDGESNTTDTTTAEQQSTKDSKETVSCKEEREMITNDLEAKAEEKSIKAEALAEDSKDSAIKNMDEETNIQAPTSVDTSSVDGPNPNAVANPVAPPITMKVPTIATVEALNASVDRKEAIDKMESCDSEPEMLKKLATIKQEVSPQQQQQQQLLQQQSQQQMQQQLAPVGIQPPPACPPSESVFIKKEPMEDSMDATCNQNSNEPQDLKVKIEIKNEDALKHSAGGLPPTGPGAPPSALHPLSGAPVESGQEPLHLQHMPHGPLPTQPPPGYLIDGQLKYGPPGQGVPSQPPQLHSDSAGGASGAPPGAPTTPQKYPPEMEMKFTPQDLKYPPPPPLDALKYSQEMQAAAAAAAAAGKYDMKYMMEQGKYPVELSAAHQPPSKPGYQDSLKIPDVKPGFGHLPHNVGSQLDAAHKYGPPPTSQESQQQQQSQPPAHQVPPGATPPPGIAMPKPHYQHDVQTPPLGRPFEPSGLMLKYGDPLAAKYGPPQDLKYPMPPVSQAGPADGKAYGGENLIKSSPYGPPPESPIDASARSTPGQDSQGSNSNSQPPSMPPQPQQFQSPHPSPHMPSPAGGGLPPGMHPQNLIHGPPSGAAGGSGPQPPPPPTSLHQPTPTPPGPPSLQHGLHPGHPHSQLSAASSMPPSSIGIPPTLSTMAPSHMHPHLHPHAHLQGLHRPHDLPPSMHPHAPMPLSLQGHPQHGHGLPPSHAPQQQQQQQQPPVGQAGTVRTPSPAQQPPRSLHDPQSSREPPSSQPSTTMAGSSGPGGPPPQQSPHAHRTSPLPGLAGSGPPPPGLIGHPMAIHPHLAHLPPGHPAHAALAHPGHHLLSHLGPGGGPIALLAGPGGLGGIPESALSRRTPPSHLPHSHASSAPLTPHSVASMTSSSMSLTTSTVPSSAFSRASPSVQISSGGGGPSGPGSVGPGGLPNSSAAAAAAAAAAHRAASPASSVSSLSRQSPLHPVPQSPLSHHPSSSALSAAAAAVAERDRHALMRQQSPHMTPPPVSNASLMASPLSKMYAPQPGQRGLGTSPPPHLRPGASPPVIRHPQMPLPLPLIAPGGGIPQIGVHPGQSPYPHPLLHPSVFYSPHHHPFNSPYGYAPYGPGFPAYMKPPPQPGQLDPAAVMAAHHAGLQGPPPQQMRQDEQNAAAAAAAAAAEKQHQAAAAAAAQQHKAPQQQPPGGMPPNKPPTPKTPQGPGGGMPPGMGGPGTPTGLPPGAYPGSHMPGYPQGPPHGSPFAPQDGQPHGLKPTSHMDALRAHAHSANSAGMGGGHHPTEPLPIDIEPDPEPEIPSPTHNIPRGPSPEAKPDDTECHRSQSAIFVRHIDRGDYNSCTRTDLIFKPVADSKLARKREERDRKLAEKERERRQQQQQQQQQQQQQQAAAAQQAAQQAKMKAELKPPYADTPALRQLSEYARPHVAFSPVEQMVPYHHPMGPMYRERELEEIKNAQAAAASQSRLDPHWMEYYRRSISNHPHSGIHPSQFPLYANPAISQMERERLGIPPPHHVGLDPGEHMIRLTREYHAHSHTHLHLPLHPQPQPPEAGFQLPPNVGQYPRPNMLIPREPHSDVLLRMSYADQLQYLQAAEFQRQSLHDQYFRQRPR, from the exons ATGGCGGCCTCCACTCAAGGAGAAATTCGAGTGGGTCCCGGCCACCAGGTAAACGATGTCTAT GCAAAACTGCCCGATTATAATCCAATCTCAAGCTTCCCCATCGACAAGGAAACCGATGAACGTGAACTAGAGGAATCAAGATGGAGTCCAGGCGTTGTGGCCGATGGCGACTTGTTAATGTTCTTGCGTGCGGCTCGCTCCATGGCTGCATTTCAAGGAATGTGTGATGGCGGACTAGAAGACGGTTGTTTGGCTGCCAGTCGCGACGACACCACAATAAACGCACTCGACGTG CTCCACGATTCTGGCTACGATCCAGGCAAAGCTCTACAAGCGCTCGTAAAGTGCCCCGTATCGAAGGGCATCGACAAGAAGTGGACCGAAGACGAAACAAAGAAGTTCATCAAGGGTCTGCGTCAGTTTGGGAAGAACTTCTTCCGCATCCATAAGGACCTGCTGCCGCACAAGGACACACCGGAGCTGGTCGAGTTCTACTATCTGTGGAAGAAGACGCCCGGCGCGAACAACAACCGGCCGCACAGGCGGCGACGACAGAGCGCCCTGCGCCGCAACCGCGTCACGCGGGCCAACAAcagtagcagcagcaataCACCTCCCAAGAAGGAGGACACTCCAGAACCACAAACTGcgacgacggcgacggcgacggcaaCCGCGGCGTCCGAGACGGCGAGTCGCTCCTCGCCCGCTGTCTCCAAGGAGGAGAACAGCTCGCTCACCGAGGACGACGCCAGCGAGTGCGACAGTGATTCGAGTCTGACCCACAAAAGGGATGAATCACCCTCAAGGATGAGGACGCGAAATAAGCAacagaacaacaacagcagcaccagcagcagcaacaacgcgGCCGGCAACGGTGGCGGCAACGCCACATCCATAAGCAGCGGTTCAACCGGCGGCGGTGCCGCTGGCGGCAATAGCTCCTCCAAGGATCAGTCAGCCAACGCCGTGGCTAACGGCAAGAGGCCCAAGCGAGGCTCCGAAACACCGGACGTTGCCGGCGGAGCCTCGGTCGATAGTCCCAAGACGCCGACAAAGGCAGTGGCCGAGAGTTCGACCAACAAGCGGAAGGGTGGCAAACAGGATACGCCCAACAAAAAGAAGCGCACAGAGCAGGAGGCCAGCGAGCCTAGTGCCCAGGAGGAGAATGCCGTCAAGGAGAAGCGTAAGCGACCGGACAGTCCGGTGGAGAGCATGAACTCGGACAGCAGGCCAGACTCTGTGCTCGACGATGGCGAGTCGAATACGACGGACACCACGACCGCCGAGCAGCAGTCCACCAAGGACAGCAAGGAGACGGTCAGCTGCAAGGAGGAGCGCGAAATGATCACCAACGATCTGGAGGCCAAGGCCGAGGAGAAGTCCATAAAGGCAGAGGCTTTGGCAGAGGACAGTAAGGATAGCGCCATTAAGAACATGGACGAGGAGACGAACATCCAAGCGCCCACCAGCGTGGACACGAGTTCGGTGGACGGACCTAATCCTAATGCTGTGGCCAATCCCGTGGCTCCGCCGATTACAATGAAGGTGCCCACGATTGCCACTGTTGAAGCGCTGAATGCGTCCGTAGATCGCAAGGAGGCCATCGACAAAATGGAGTCGTGCGACAGCGAGCCAGAGATGCtcaagaagctggccaccatcAAGCAGGAGGTTtctccgcagcagcagcaacagcaacagctgctgcagcagcaatcgcagcagcagatgcagcagcaACTTGCTCCCGTTGGCATTCAGCCACCTCCAGCTTGCCCGCCCTCGGAGTCGGTCTTCATCAAGAAGGAGCCCATGGAGGACTCAATGGACGCCACCTGCAATCAGAACAGTAATGAGCCACAGGACTTGAAGGTGAAGATCGAGATCAAAAATGAGGATGCGCTGAAGCACAGTGCGGGAGGTCTGCCACCCACAGGTCCCGGTGCACCACCCTCAGCCCTCCATCCGCTCTCCGGAGCTCCGGTGGAAAGTGGTCAGGAGCCCCTGCACCTGCAGCATATGCCCCATGGACCGCTGCCGACCCAACCGCCTCCTGGCTACCTTATCGATGGCCAGCTTAAGTATGGACCTCCGGGACAAGGTGTGCCCTCACAGCCACCCCAACTGCATAGCGATTCGGCAGGAGGAGCTAGCGGAGCACCGCCTGGAGCGCCAACAACGCCCCAGAAGTATCCGCCCGAGATGGAGATGAAGTTCACTCCCCAGGATCTCAAGTAtccaccaccgccgcccctAGATGCACTCAAGTACAGTCAGGAGATGcaggcagcggcggcagcagctgctgctgctggcaaaTACGATATGAAGTACATGATGGAGCAGGGCAAGTACCCCGTGGAGTTGTCCGCTGCCCACCAGCCGCCAAGCAAGCCGGGCTATCAGGATTCGCTGAAGATACCTGATGTGAAGCCCGGTTTCGGTCACCTGCCGCACAATGTGGGCTCGCAGCTGGACGCTGCCCACAAATACGGACCGCCACCCACGTCCCAAGagtcccagcagcagcagcaatcccAACCGCCGGCACATCAGGTGCCGCCGGGAGCCACGCCGCCGCCTGGCATCGCTATGCCCAAGCCGCACTACCAGCACGATGTGCAGACACCACCGTTGGGACGGCCCTTCGAGCCCTCTGGTCTCATGCTCAAGTATGGCGATCCATTGGCGGCTAAATACGGTCCGCCGCAGGATCTCAAGTACCCGATGCCGCCGGTCTCCCAGGCAGGACCCGCGGACGGGAAAGCGTATGGCGGCGAGAATCTGATCAAGTCCTCGCCCTACGGACCTCCGCCGGAGAGTCCAATCGACGCCTCGGCGCGCTCAACGCCTGGTCAGGACAGCCagggcagcaacagcaattcCCAGCCCCCGTCAATGCCACCACAGCCGCAGCAGTTCCAGTCGCCGCATCCCTCGCCGCATATGCCTTCGCCAGCCGGTGGTGGCCTGCCGCCGGGAATGCATCCGCAAAATCTCATCCACGGCCCGCCATCAGGTGCAGCGGGAGGTAGTGGTCCTcagccgcctccgccgcccacGTCGTTGCACCAGCCGACGCCCACGCCTCCAGGACCTCCCAGCCTGCAGCATGGCTTGCATCCTGGTCACCCGCACTCGCAGCTGTCTGCGGCCTCGTCGATGCCGCCTAGCTCGATTGGAATTCCTCCCACGCTCTCGACAATGGCGCCCTCGCACATGCACCCTCACCTTCACCCACATGCACATCTGCAGGGTCTCCACCGGCCGCACGATCTGCCACCCAGCATGCATCCGCATGCTCCCATGCCGCTGTCGCTGCAGGGACATCCGCAACATGGTCACGGACTGCCGCCCTCGCATGCtcctcagcagcagcagcaacaacaacagccgcCTGTTGGCCAGGCTGGCACGGTGCGAACTCCATCACCTGCCCAGCAGCCGCCGAGATCCCTGCACGATCCGCAATCGTCTCGAGAGCCGCCCAGCTCGCAGCCCTCGACCACGATGGCGGGATCGAGTGGTCCCGGTGGACCACCGCCGCAGCAGTCACCGCACGCTCATCGCACATCACCGTTGCCTGGTCTCGCGGGCAGTGGTCCGCCACCCCCAGGACTCATCGGGCACCCGATGGCCATACACCCGCACCTGGCCCACCTGCCACCGGGTCACCCGGCCCACGCAGCGCTGGCTCATCCGGGTCACCATCTGCTGTCGCACTTGGGACCTGGCGGTGGACCCATAGCCTTGCTGGCCGGACCCGGTGGACTTGGAGGAATTCCAGAGTCCGCTCTAAGTCGCCGTACCCCGCCCTCTCACCTGCCACACTCGCACGCCTCCTCGGCTCCGCTGACGCCGCATTCGGTGGCCAGTATGACTTCTAGCAGTATGTCGCTGACCACCAGCACAGTGCCATCGTCCGCCTTTAGCCGCGCCAGTCCCAGCGTACAGATCTCGAGCGGTGGAGGAGGACCTTCGGGGCCAGGAAGCGTTGGTCCAGGAGGCTTGCCAAACTCctcggcagcggcggcggctgcagcggcggctgccCATAGAGCGGCCTCGCCAGCGTCTAGCGTAAGCAGCCTGAGTCGTCAGAGTCCGTTGCACCCGGTGCCACAGTCGCCGCTCAGCCATCATCCCTCGTCATCTGCGTTATCTGCCGCGGCAGCTGCTGTGGCGGAAAGGGATCGACATGCGCTGATGCGCCAGCAATCCCCACACATGACACCTCCACCGGTGTCCAATGCCTCGTTGATGGCTAGTCCTCTGAGCAAGATGTACGCTCCTCAACCGGGTCAGAGGGGTTTGGGGACGTCTCCACCGCCGCATTTGCGGCCAGGAGCCTCGCCACCGGTCATCCGTCACCCGCAGATGCCTCTGCCGTTGCCACTGATCGCGCCTGGCGGGGGTATCCCACAGATTGGAGTGCATCCGGGTCAGTCACCATATCCGCATCCGCTGCTGCATCCATCGGTCTTCTATTCGCCGCATCACCATCCCTTCAATTCGCCCTACGGCTATGCGCCCTATGGTCCTGGATTCCCGGCCTACATGAAGCCGCCGCCACAGCCCGGACAACTCGATCCGGCAGCAGTGATGGCCGCTCACCATGCTGGGCTGCAGGGACCGCCGCCCCAGCAGATGCGTCAGGATGAGCAGAATGCAGcggccgccgcagcagcagctgctgctgagAAGCAACACcaagccgcagcagcagcggcagctcaGCAGCACAAGGCGCCGCAGCAACAGCCGCCTGGCGGAATGCCACCAAACAAACCGCCGACGCCAAAGACGCCACAGGGTCCGGGCGGTGGAATGCCGCCGGGAATGGGTGGACCGGGAACCCCGACGGGACTACCGCCTGGTGCCTATCCTGGCAGCCACATGCCGGGATATCCCCAAGGACCGCCCCATGGATCGCCCTTTGCGCCCCAAGATGGTCAGCCTCACGGCCTGAAGCCCACATCGCACATGGACGCCCTGCGAGCGCACGCACACTCGGCCAATTCGGCGGGAATGGGCGGAGGACATCATCCCACGGAGCCAT TGCCCATTGATATTGAGCCGGATCCGGAGCCAGAGATACCCAGTCCCACGCACAACATACCACGTGGTCCCAGTCCCGAGGCGAAACCGGACGACACCGAGTGCCATCGCTCTCAGTCTGCCAT ATTTGTGCGCCACATCGATCGTGGAGATTACAACTCATGCACGCGAACGGATTTGATCTTCAAGCCGGTGGCCGACTCAAAGTTGGCCCGCAAGCGCGAAGAGCGCGACCGCAAGCTGGCCGAGAAGGAGCGAGAGCGGCGTCAG cagcagcaacaacagcaacagcagcagcaacaacagcaagcgGCAGCCGCTCAACAGGCGGCGCAGCAGGCCAAGATGAAGGCGGAGCTGAAGCCTCCGTATGCGGATACGCCAGCACTGCGCCAGCTGTCGGAGTACGCTCGTCCCCACGTCGCCTTCAG TCCTGTTGAGCAGATGGTGCCATATCATCATCCAATGGGCCCCATGTACAGAGAGAG GGAACTGGAGGAGATCAAGAACGCACAAGCTGCTGCGGCTAGTCAATCCCGGCTAGATCCGCACTGGATGGAGTACTATCGACG aTCCATTTCTAACCATCCCCACAGCGGCATCCACCCCTCGCAGTTCCCCCTGTATGCGAATCCGGCGATATCGCAGATGGAGAGGGAGCGTCTGGGAATCCCACCTCCGCACCATGTGGGGTTGGACCCGGGCGAGCACATG ATACGATtgacgagagaatatcatgcACACTCTCATACTCATTTACATTTGCCTTTGCATCCACAGCCGCAACCACCGGAGGCCGGTTTCCAACTGCCAC CGAATGTTGGCCAGTATCCGCGGCCAAATATGCTTATACCTAGGGAGCCGCACTCGGATGTCCTGCTGCGCATGTCCTATGCCGACCAACTACAG TATTTACAGGCCGCCGAGTTCCAGCGACAGTCCCTGCACGATCAGTACTTTAG ACAACGGCCCAGATAA